One window of Nymphaea colorata isolate Beijing-Zhang1983 chromosome 1, ASM883128v2, whole genome shotgun sequence genomic DNA carries:
- the LOC116246047 gene encoding N6-mAMP deaminase-like isoform X1, translating into MPALNMCSVLFVGGGQREMGEEESGFVDMEWCLALPKIELHAHLNGSVRDATLLELAKDLGNKGVLVFSDVEHVIKKSDRSLAECFKLFDLIHIITTDHATVSRITKEVVEDFAAENVVYLELRTTPKTNETIGMTKSSYVEAVMKGLRAVETVEVVLSPCASTLEPEPSTSVNDASTKKKQGRIFVCLLLSIDRRETTASAMETVQLALKMRNQGVVGLDLSGNPITGDWITFLPALSCAREQGLPITLHCGEVRNPKEIKAMLEFCPERIGHACCLEDEEWKMLKSLNIPVEICLTSNVRTNSISSLHDHHFDDLYRVNHPLILCTDDVGIFSTSLSHEYYLAASTFGLSKAQMFELSRGAIRHIFAQDGVKAFLNEVFDSAQTGLLWRK; encoded by the exons ATGCCTGCACTGAACATGTGTAGTGTTTTGTTTGTGGGGGGAGGGCAAAGAGAGATGGGGGAAGAAGAAAGCGGGTTTGTTGATATGGAATGGTGCCTGGCGCTACCGAAGATTGAGCTCCACGCTCACCTTAACGGGTCCGTCCGAGATGCCACCTTGCT GGAGCTTGCAAAAGACTTGGGGAACAAAGGTGTTTTAGTTTTCTCCGATGTAGAGCATGTAATCAAGAAAA GTGACCGCTCTCTTGCAGAGTGCttcaaattgtttgatttaattcaCATCATTACAACTGATCATGCTACTGTATCAAGAATCACCAAGGAG GTTGTGGAAGATTTTGCAGCTGAGAATGTTGTCTACTTGGAACTGCGAACAACTCCTAAG ACAAATGAAACGATAGGGATGACAAAAAGCTCTTATGTGGAAGCAGTAATGAAGGGCTTAAGGGCTGTTGAGACAGTAGAAGTTGTACTCAGTCCATGTGCAAGTACACTGGAGCCTGAACCGTCAACCTCTGTAAATGATGCATCTACAAAGAAAAAGCAAGGGAGAATATTTGTTTGCCTTCTTCTTAGCATTGACCGTCGTGAGACCACTGCTTCGGCCATGGAAACG GTCCAGCTGGCACTGAAAATGAGAAATCAGGGTGTGGTTGGTCTTGATCTTTCGGGCAATCCCATCACAGGAGACTG GATAACCTTCTTGCCAGCTTTAAGTTGTGCTAGGGAACAAGGCCTTCCTATCACACTCCATTGTGGAGAG GTGCGCAATCCAAAGGAAATAAAAGCCATGTTGGAGTTTTGCCCGGAAAGAATAGGTCATGCCTGTTGCttggaagatgaagaatggAAAATGTTGAAGTCACTAAATATTCCA GTTGAAATCTGCTTGACATCTAATGTTCGGACCAATTCCATTTCTTCTCTACATGACCATCACTTTG ATGATTTATATCGAGTCAACCATCCTTTGATTCTTTGCACTGATGATGTGGGCATTTTCTCTACTAGTCTCTCTCATGAGTACTACCTTGCTGCTTCAACTTTCG GCCTTAGTAAAGCTCAAATGTTTGAACTATCAAGAGGTGCTATCAGACATATTTTTGCACAGGATGGTGTGAAGGCTTTCTTAAACGAGGTATTTGATTCAGCTCAAACTGGACTCCTGTGGAGGAAATGA
- the LOC116246047 gene encoding N6-mAMP deaminase-like isoform X3 produces the protein MPALNMCSVLFVGGGQREMGEEESGFVDMEWCLALPKIELHAHLNGSVRDATLLELAKDLGNKGVLVFSDVEHVIKKSDRSLAECFKLFDLIHIITTDHATVSRITKEVVEDFAAENVVYLELRTTPKTNETIGMTKSSYVEAVMKGLRAVETVEVVLSPCASTLEPEPSTSVNDASTKKKQGRIFVCLLLSIDRRETTASAMETVQLALKMRNQGVVGLDLSGNPITGDWITFLPALSCAREQGLPITLHCGEVRNPKEIKAMLEFCPERIGHACCLEDEEWKMLKSLNIPVEICLTSNVRTNSISSLHDHHFGLSKAQMFELSRGAIRHIFAQDGVKAFLNEVFDSAQTGLLWRK, from the exons ATGCCTGCACTGAACATGTGTAGTGTTTTGTTTGTGGGGGGAGGGCAAAGAGAGATGGGGGAAGAAGAAAGCGGGTTTGTTGATATGGAATGGTGCCTGGCGCTACCGAAGATTGAGCTCCACGCTCACCTTAACGGGTCCGTCCGAGATGCCACCTTGCT GGAGCTTGCAAAAGACTTGGGGAACAAAGGTGTTTTAGTTTTCTCCGATGTAGAGCATGTAATCAAGAAAA GTGACCGCTCTCTTGCAGAGTGCttcaaattgtttgatttaattcaCATCATTACAACTGATCATGCTACTGTATCAAGAATCACCAAGGAG GTTGTGGAAGATTTTGCAGCTGAGAATGTTGTCTACTTGGAACTGCGAACAACTCCTAAG ACAAATGAAACGATAGGGATGACAAAAAGCTCTTATGTGGAAGCAGTAATGAAGGGCTTAAGGGCTGTTGAGACAGTAGAAGTTGTACTCAGTCCATGTGCAAGTACACTGGAGCCTGAACCGTCAACCTCTGTAAATGATGCATCTACAAAGAAAAAGCAAGGGAGAATATTTGTTTGCCTTCTTCTTAGCATTGACCGTCGTGAGACCACTGCTTCGGCCATGGAAACG GTCCAGCTGGCACTGAAAATGAGAAATCAGGGTGTGGTTGGTCTTGATCTTTCGGGCAATCCCATCACAGGAGACTG GATAACCTTCTTGCCAGCTTTAAGTTGTGCTAGGGAACAAGGCCTTCCTATCACACTCCATTGTGGAGAG GTGCGCAATCCAAAGGAAATAAAAGCCATGTTGGAGTTTTGCCCGGAAAGAATAGGTCATGCCTGTTGCttggaagatgaagaatggAAAATGTTGAAGTCACTAAATATTCCA GTTGAAATCTGCTTGACATCTAATGTTCGGACCAATTCCATTTCTTCTCTACATGACCATCACTTTG GCCTTAGTAAAGCTCAAATGTTTGAACTATCAAGAGGTGCTATCAGACATATTTTTGCACAGGATGGTGTGAAGGCTTTCTTAAACGAGGTATTTGATTCAGCTCAAACTGGACTCCTGTGGAGGAAATGA
- the LOC116246047 gene encoding N6-mAMP deaminase-like isoform X2, which yields MPALNMCSVLFVGGGQREMGEEESGFVDMEWCLALPKIELHAHLNGELAKDLGNKGVLVFSDVEHVIKKSDRSLAECFKLFDLIHIITTDHATVSRITKEVVEDFAAENVVYLELRTTPKTNETIGMTKSSYVEAVMKGLRAVETVEVVLSPCASTLEPEPSTSVNDASTKKKQGRIFVCLLLSIDRRETTASAMETVQLALKMRNQGVVGLDLSGNPITGDWITFLPALSCAREQGLPITLHCGEVRNPKEIKAMLEFCPERIGHACCLEDEEWKMLKSLNIPVEICLTSNVRTNSISSLHDHHFDDLYRVNHPLILCTDDVGIFSTSLSHEYYLAASTFGLSKAQMFELSRGAIRHIFAQDGVKAFLNEVFDSAQTGLLWRK from the exons ATGCCTGCACTGAACATGTGTAGTGTTTTGTTTGTGGGGGGAGGGCAAAGAGAGATGGGGGAAGAAGAAAGCGGGTTTGTTGATATGGAATGGTGCCTGGCGCTACCGAAGATTGAGCTCCACGCTCACCTTAACGG GGAGCTTGCAAAAGACTTGGGGAACAAAGGTGTTTTAGTTTTCTCCGATGTAGAGCATGTAATCAAGAAAA GTGACCGCTCTCTTGCAGAGTGCttcaaattgtttgatttaattcaCATCATTACAACTGATCATGCTACTGTATCAAGAATCACCAAGGAG GTTGTGGAAGATTTTGCAGCTGAGAATGTTGTCTACTTGGAACTGCGAACAACTCCTAAG ACAAATGAAACGATAGGGATGACAAAAAGCTCTTATGTGGAAGCAGTAATGAAGGGCTTAAGGGCTGTTGAGACAGTAGAAGTTGTACTCAGTCCATGTGCAAGTACACTGGAGCCTGAACCGTCAACCTCTGTAAATGATGCATCTACAAAGAAAAAGCAAGGGAGAATATTTGTTTGCCTTCTTCTTAGCATTGACCGTCGTGAGACCACTGCTTCGGCCATGGAAACG GTCCAGCTGGCACTGAAAATGAGAAATCAGGGTGTGGTTGGTCTTGATCTTTCGGGCAATCCCATCACAGGAGACTG GATAACCTTCTTGCCAGCTTTAAGTTGTGCTAGGGAACAAGGCCTTCCTATCACACTCCATTGTGGAGAG GTGCGCAATCCAAAGGAAATAAAAGCCATGTTGGAGTTTTGCCCGGAAAGAATAGGTCATGCCTGTTGCttggaagatgaagaatggAAAATGTTGAAGTCACTAAATATTCCA GTTGAAATCTGCTTGACATCTAATGTTCGGACCAATTCCATTTCTTCTCTACATGACCATCACTTTG ATGATTTATATCGAGTCAACCATCCTTTGATTCTTTGCACTGATGATGTGGGCATTTTCTCTACTAGTCTCTCTCATGAGTACTACCTTGCTGCTTCAACTTTCG GCCTTAGTAAAGCTCAAATGTTTGAACTATCAAGAGGTGCTATCAGACATATTTTTGCACAGGATGGTGTGAAGGCTTTCTTAAACGAGGTATTTGATTCAGCTCAAACTGGACTCCTGTGGAGGAAATGA